One genomic window of Papaver somniferum cultivar HN1 unplaced genomic scaffold, ASM357369v1 unplaced-scaffold_150, whole genome shotgun sequence includes the following:
- the LOC113336063 gene encoding uncharacterized protein LOC113336063: protein MDPIRPEFELLDSAGLEYHRWAADVETTFFAKDFTSTIKPSADGAPVTEKDKANALMFLKRHIDPNLRWGYHHLKTPKELWDALDSRFGNIHDSLIPQLNVLWNEIRFLNYVKVNDFQKDMLQIQARMDFCGKKFTDEEMIQKTLSTFPTSSMILANQYRLEVDNKRITTFSRLINLLQVAERHNEILVNNNARAVGKKKVPEANHGKVNKGKGPKGNRAREGTSGHSGSDPKFEKTSMNPATKKAADGSAPCFKCGFTGHWYKHCKASANVATSYKKYREAIEHEANYTEENTVTPDANLTISDFL, encoded by the exons ATGGACCCAATTCGACCGGAATTCGAACTTTTGGACTCAGCAGGACTTGAGTATCACCGTTGGGCCGCTGATGTGGAAACTACCTTCTTTGCAAAGGATTTCACCTCTACTATCAAGCCATCTGCCGACGGTGCTCCGGTAActgagaaagacaaagctaatgcTCTCATGTTCCTCAAGAGGCATATCGATCCTAACCTGCGATGGGGTTATCATCACTTGAAGACACCAAAAGAGCTATGGGATGCTCTCGATAGCCGGTTTGGTAACATTCACGATTCCTTAATACCACAATTGAACGTCTTGTGGAATGAAATCCGGTTTCTCAATTATGTAAAAGTGAATGATTTCCAAAAAGACATGCTGCAAATTCAGGCACGTATGGACTTTTGTGGAAAGAAATTTACTGATGAGGAAATGATTCAGAAAACCCTATCGACCTTTCCTACCTCTTCCATGATCCTAGCAAACCAGTATCGTTTAGAGGTAGATAACAAAAGAATCACCACATTCAGTAGGTTGATAAACTTACTGCAAGTGGCCGAAAGGCACAATGAGATTCTTGTCAACAACAATGCCAGAGCTGTCGGGAAAAAGAAAGTTCCCGAAGCCAATCATGGCAAGGTCAACAAAGGGAAGGGCCCCAAAGGAAATAGGGCTCG AGAAGGAACTTCTGGCCATAGTGGTAGTGATCCTAAGTTCGAGAAAACCTCTATGAATCCCGCCACTAAAAAGGCTGCAGATGGAAGTGCACCTTGTTTTAAGTGTGGATTCACCGGACATTGGTACAAGCATTGCAAGGCTAGCGCCAATGTAGCTACGAGCTACAAAAAGTACCGGGAAGCTATCGAACATGAGGCTAATTACACAGAAGAAAATACTGTTACCCCTGATGCTAACCTCACAATCTCAGATTTCCTGTGA
- the LOC113336062 gene encoding uncharacterized protein LOC113336062 produces MEILKAIHYGDAGNHSGGRSLAYKTKMQGYYRPYMHEDAKEVSRKCEEYQRQGKRIHAPGATLNSSTISDNGKQFEGENIKMLLNAFKIQNGKSTALYPQRNGQAEATNKIITDILKKKL; encoded by the exons ATGGAAATCTTGAAGGCAATACACTATGGAGACGCAGGgaaccatagtggaggaagatctttagCTTACAAAACAAAGATGCAAGGGTACTACAGGCCCTACATGCATGAGGATGCAAAAGAGGTATCAAGGAAGTGTGAAGAATACCAACGTCAAGGGAAAaggatacatgcaccaggagcgacGCTAAACTCATCAACAA TCTCTGATAATGGAAAGCAATTTGAGGGCGAAAACATAAAAATGCTGCTTAACGCGTTCAAGATCCAAAATGGAAAGTCAACTGCTTTATATCCGCAGAGAAATGGACAGGCGGAAGCAACTAATAAAATAATTACGGatatattgaagaagaagttgtaa
- the LOC113335963 gene encoding protein EXORDIUM-like 1 — MASSSSSISTSFTPCFLLFACLFHFSSATSRSLNEYVKEKPAMPLQYHNGRLLSGQTSVNLIWYGNFKPSQTANVYRFFNEFFTFNRTQTISTRLKQNLFIPAYSLGRQIFDTNYSLGNFLTDDKIARLATSIGTVLSNNAINVVLTSADVAVDGFCSSRCGSRGSSSSTSTKSQFAYIWVGISEDQCPEKCASPFLQQICGIVTPAGMTRLLSLASALVLNLRP; from the coding sequence atggcttcttcttcttcttctatatctacTTCTTTTACCCCATGTTTCCTTTTGTTTGCTTGTCTCTTCCATTTTTCTTCAGCTACAAGTAGAAGTCTTAATGAGTACGTCAAAGAGAAACCAGCTATGCCATTACAATACCATAACGGTCGACTTCTTTCTGGTCAAACTTCTGTTAATCTCATCTGGTATGGAAACTTCAAGCCTTCCCAAACAGCCAATGTGTATAGATTCTTCAATGAATTTTTTACTTTCAATAGAACTCAAACTATTTCCACACGGTTGAAGCAAAACTTATTTATTCCTGCTTATTCTTTAGGGAGACAAATCTTTGATACCAATTACTCATTGGGTAATTTTTTAACTGATGACAAAATTGCTAGATTAGCAACATCAATAGGTACGGTGCTGAGTAATAATGCTATTAATGTAGTGTTGACTTCAGCTGATGTTGCCGTTGACGGATTCTGTTCAAGCAGATGTGGTTCTCGTGGATCGTCATCTTCAACTTCAACGAAATCCCAATTTGCTTACATTTGGGTAGGAATTTCCGAGGATCAGTGTCCTGAAAAATGCGCCTCTCCGTTTCTTCAACAGATATGTGGTATTGTGACTCCTGCTGGAATGACTCGGCTTCTAAGTTTGGCTAGTGCATTAGTCCTAAACTTGCGCCCTTAA
- the LOC113335962 gene encoding protein EXORDIUM-like, with protein sequence MASSSTSLIFLLNALLLVSFFQFSVATGRKLNELVQEQPSVPLKYHKGALLSGKISVNLIWYGNFKPAQRAIISDFFNSIHSTTTQSKKTLNEPSVSTWWKKTEKYYHLPTSTRKPTSLVLKLGRQIFDKKYSLGKSLSNKKIVRLASRGEQSNAINVVLTSADVDVDGFCSSRCGTHGSSISASKKSKFAYIWVGNSESQCPGQCAWPFHQPIYGPQGSPLVAPNNDVGVDGMVINLASLFAGTATNPFGNGYYQGPAEAPLEVSSACTGIYGAGAYPGYPGNLLVDSSTGSSYNANGANGRRFLLPALFDPATSTCSTLV encoded by the coding sequence atggcttcttcttctacttctttgaTCTTTCTTCTAAATGCTCTTTTATTGGTTTCTTTCTTTCAGTTCTCTGTAGCTACTGGAAGGAAACTCAATGAGTTAGTACAAGAACAGCCTAGTGTACCATTAAAATACCACAAAGGAGCTCTTCTTTCTGGGAAGATTTCTGTTAATTTGATCTGGTATGGTAATTTCAAACCTGCCCAGAGAGCTATcatctctgatttcttcaattCGATTCATTCAACTACTACCCAATCAAAGAAGACACTCAATGAACCATCAGTTTCTACATGGTGGAAGAAAACGGAGAAATACTATCATCTACCAACTTCTACGAGGAAACCCACTTCtttggttttgaaattagggagaCAAATCTTTGATAAGAAATACTCATTGGGTAAATCTCTTAGCAATAAGAAAATCGTTAGATTAGCATCCAGAGGGGAACAGAGTAATGCAATCAATGTTGTTTTGACTTCTGctgatgttgatgttgatggGTTCTGTTCAAGTAGATGTGGTACTCATGGTTCTTCAATCTCTGCTTCAAAGAAATCCAAATTTGCATACATTTGGGTTGGAAACTCAGAGAGTCAGTGTCCTGGTCAATGCGCTTGGCCTTTCCACCAACCGATTTATGGACCACAAGGCTCACCATTAGTTGCACCAAACAATGATGTTGGTGTTGATGGAATGGTGATAAATCTTGCCAGTTTGTTTGCCGGAACAGCGACAAATCCTTTCGGAAATGGTTATTACCAAGGACCGGCTGAAGCACCTTTAGAAGTTTCATCAGCTTGTACTGGAATTTATGGGGCAGGAGCCTACCCTGGTTATCCAGGAAATCTGCTTGTTGATTCGAGTACTGGTTCGAGTTATAATGCAAATGGTGCTAATGGAAGGAGATTCTTGTTGCCGGCATTGTTTGATCCTGCTACCTCTACTTGCTCTACTTTGGTTTAA